A window of the Ostrea edulis chromosome 1, xbOstEdul1.1, whole genome shotgun sequence genome harbors these coding sequences:
- the LOC125667372 gene encoding E3 ubiquitin-protein ligase TRIM71-like: MAAYSDAIAGEQMVCPLCLNQADDIRMLPCLHSFCRRCLQRAITRDHCPSQTSSEPKDVLECPTCGQTVTLNSAGVDTFPSNQFISNIFDVMVPQQTEFENGETERAITGPRWCSSCDEGSKASSVCKNCNEYLCDHCVKAHQRVRLTKDHYIERFALDSISLHFRSPHPTQLLSPTIQSPSMQHQSITDRLNHHCCKHEQEVLRLYCDTCSQAICRECTMMDHVGHSFIYLQDAIENSKIVTQRLLTDAKTGIKALEESIALTQGMAERVEMRAQAVATDVRNIVRRHMSALEERERDLLRRVEKIRQVKGKSLHLQVDDLRLGLSSLLQTVDEVENLIHTGNDLDILKTRDKMVTEMQNVRKLRGHLQPHEDDSILFTPPDAALFNAVSKMGIITSSAYAPNCFATGDGLKKALKGKGAFFVIHTKDHHGDPRILGGDPVECIIQSPEGALYRTDVMDRQNGTYTITYRPQMEGQHLISVVIRGKHIKESPFVVNVRSGRNYNAVGNLLLQFGSEGETEGMLCRPWGVCCDKDGYIIVADRSNNRIQIFKPDGQYHRKFGSSGTRNGQFDRPAGVAVDLHNRIVVADKDNHRIQIFDVEGSFILKFGEKGNKNGQFNYPWDVAVSGEGKLLVSDTRNHRVQLFTQDGQFINKYGFEGSLWKHFDSPRGVCFNNEGQMVVTDFNNHRLLVIHPDFQTARFLGTEGSSNGQFLRPQGVAVDQEGNIIVADSKNHRVQIFQPNGNFLGKFGTNGTGPGQLDRPSGICVSPEGLIIVVDFGNNRVQVF, from the coding sequence ATGGCCGCATATTCGGATGCGATCGCGGGAGAACAGATGGTCTGCCCACTGTGTCTCAACCAGGCAGACGATATTCGCATGTTACCATGTTTGCATTCGTTTTGTCGAAGATGTTTGCAAAGGGCGATTACTCGGGACCACTGTCCATCTCAAACATCGAGCGAGCCCAAAGACGTTTTGGAGTGTCCAACTTGTGGCCAAACGGTGACTTTGAATTCTGCAGGAGTAGACACCTTCCCTTCCAATCAGTTTATCTCTAATATTTTTGATGTCATGGTTCCACAGCAAACGGAGTTTGAAAACGGAGAAACTGAGCGTGCAATTACTGGGCCAAGATGGTGCAGTTCgtgtgatgaaggtagcaaagCTTCATCAGTGTGTAAAAATTGTAACGAATACTTGTGTGATCATTGTGTCAAAGCTCATCAGCGTGTTAGACTCACCAAAGACCATTATATAGAACGCTTTGCTTTGGATAGCATAAGTCTGCATTTTCGTTCCCCTCATCCTACCCAGCTACTTTCCCCTACCATTCAGTCCCCTTCCATGCAACATCAGAGCATCACTGATAGGCTAAATCATCACTGTTGTAAGCATGAACAGGAGGTACTTCGGCTGTACTGTGACACGTGTTCACAAGCAATTTGTCGTGAATGTACGATGATGGATCATGTTGGGCATAGCTTCATATACCTCCAAGATGCAATAGAAAATTCCAAAATTGTTACACAAAGGTTACTTACTGATGCAAAAACAGGTATTAAAGCACTAGAGGAGAGCATAGCACTTACTCAGGGAATGGCGGAACGGGTTGAAATGCGAGCACAAGCAGTGGCTACTGATGTCAGAAATATTGTGAGAAGGCACATGTCTGCTCTGGAAGAGCGAGAACGAGATCTACTGCGGCGTGTGGAAAAAATACGTCAAGTCAAAGGGAAATCACTCCATTTACAAGTGGATGACCTACGTCTTGGGTTAAGTTCTCTGTTGCAAACAGTggatgaagttgaaaatttgatACATACGGGTAATGACTTGGACATTTTAAAAACCAGGGACAAGATGGTAACTGAAATGCAAAATGTACGAAAGTTGAGAGGACACCTCCAACCACATGAAGATGATAGTATTTTGTTCACCCCACCAGATGCAGCGTTATTTAATGCTGTTAGTAAAATGGGAATAATTACAAGTAGTGCTTATGCTCCGAACTGCTTTGCAACTGGGGATGGACTGAAGAAGGCTCTAAAGGGCAAAGGGGCATTTTTTGTTATCCATACCAAAGACCATCATGGGGATCCTAGAATTTTGGGAGGAGATCCAGTGGAGTGTATCATCCAAAGTCCAGAGGGTGCACTTTATCGAACAGATGTCATGGATCGTCAAAATGGGACATACACCATTACATATCGACCACAGATGGAGGGACAGCATTTAATCTCTGTTGTCATACGAGGAAAACACATTAAAGAAAGCCCATTTGTAGTGAATGTGCGAAGTGGGCGGAACTATAATGCTGTTGGAAATTTGTTGCTGCAGTTCGGATCGGAGGGGGAAACTGAAGGGATGCTTTGTCGGCCATGGGGAGTATGTTGCGACAAAGATGGATACATCATAGTGGCTGATCGAAGCAATAATCGCATCCAAATTTTCAAACCGGATGGTCAGTATCATAGAAAATTTGGTTCATCTGGCACTAGGAATGGACAGTTTGATCGTCCAGCTGGAGTTGCAGTGGATCTTCATAATAGAATAGTGGTTGCAGACAAGGATAACCATCGTATACAAATCTTTGACGTGGAAGGCAGTTTTATATTGAAGTTTGGAGAGAAAGGAAATAAGAATGGACAGTTCAATTATCCATGGGATGTTGCTGTTAGTGGAGAGGGAAAACTGTTAGTTTCGGATACAAGAAACCATCGTGTGCAACTATTCACACAAGATGGTCAATTCATCAACAAATATGGCTTTGAGGGATCTTTGTGGAAGCACTTCGACTCTCCAAGAGGGGTGTGCTTCAACAATGAAGGTCAAATGGTTGTCACAGACTTTAACAATCATAGACTCTTGGTAATACATCCTGATTTTCAAACTGCAAGATTTCTTGGAACAGAAGGAAGTTCAAACGGACAGTTTCTTCGTCCACAAGGTGTAGCTGTTGATCAAGAAGGAAACATTATTGTTGCTGACTCCAAGAACCACCGTGTGCAAATCTTTCAACcaaatggaaattttcttggCAAGTTTGGAACCAATGGAACTGGACCCGGGCAGCTCGACAGGCCTTCTGGTATATGTGTGTCGCCAGAAGGCCTTATCATTGTTGTGGATTTCGGTAATAACCGTGTACAGGTCTTCTAA